A region of the Fibrobacter succinogenes genome:
ATGCTTTGGCGCCTTTGAGGGAATGCTTGCTCTGTTGTTTTTGGGTGAAGATATTGGCTCTGAATTAAGGAAATATTCTCCATAAACGAGAGCTTTTTGTCGTGTGTTTTCGCCGGCGTAACATGTATCATTCAATACGGCCGCGTAATTTTTAATGCTGATTTTGTCGCCTTTTTTGGCGTCCAGGTTTTTTGGGATAAAGACGCGCTGGGCTTTAAAGTTGTTGAGCATGGCGGAATCGTTACCCGTGGGAAGATTTACGGTGCGATTGCTGATGCCGATTGCTTTCATTTGCGTGGTCTTGTGGTCGACAACTCCTGTCACGGGAACAGATGTGACTTGACCGTATAAATTAGGGATGCGAGTGTAATTCTCGAAAACGGAATCAATTGTACCGCTGACGTCAATCGAAAAACGCAACCGTTCGAATGTAGAATCTTTGACGAAATAAAAAACTTCAAAAAAGTTTTCTTCTGAGACACTTATAAAACCAGTGTGGTCGATGGTTTCGCAAATAATTATGTCTGAAACGTTGGGCTTGTTTTCTTGCGCTGAAACAAGAACTCCTAAAAGGAAAAGTAAAATGGATAAATGTTTCATTTGCTGTCTCGCCTCTGATGAAAGTTTGTTATTAATATAAATAAATAAAGGACGAAATTTTTTTACTAAAAGTATTTTGAATGGATGATTGTCTGATTTGAGAAAAAATGAATACAATAAACCTAGGCTTTTTGCGTTGAAGCTCAAAGCCTAGGCTGCTTTATTTTGTGTGGAGAAAATTTTTATTTCAGAGTTACGACTGTTCCGCTTGTGCTGCTATTGTGGTCAATAGACACTGTGTAGCTTCCGTTAGGAACTTTTTCGCCGTTCCATGAAATGGTGTTGTAGCCCGCCTTTGCGTCTTTTAAGCTGAATTGGGCGATTTGCTTGCCGTCAACGTTGGTGATGGTGACTGTTGTCTTGCCGGCTTCCTTCAAATCGAACGCAATGCTTTTGCGGTCGAAGCTCTTTAATGCAGCAATGTTATTTGAAATTGGTTTCGCGGCGGTTCTTTTTACCGGAGTTGCTTTCGATTTTTCTGCGTAAATGCCGTCCAAGTTGGCAGCAGATGTTGCTTCCTTATCTTGGAGTACGGCGCCTTTTTGAAGAACGGCTAGAAGTTTCTTATCGCCTTCAGTAGCTGTTGCGTATGTTTCAATTTCGCTAGAATTGAGCTCTTTCTTGTCGCCGTACCAGTTTTCGATATCCTTCTGGTCGAGAGATTTGACCGTGATTTGAACGCGAGAAAGAATGGTCGAGTATGTTTCTCCGTTGCTCACGTATGTCACTTCTATGGGCTTGTTTTTGGGACCGCGAAGCATTTGCTTTGTGTCTTCAACGGATTTCCCCTTAAGCGAAATGCCGTCAACCGCAATAATCTTGTCGCTGATTTGAAGCTTGCTATCGGCAGCGGGGGTGTTGGGGATGATGTCAAGAATCTTGACACCATCGTTTTCTTGCTGGAAAGAAATACCGATTCCCCCGAAGCTTTCGTTTGCCATTGCAGCGCATGCTGAAATGATTGTGGTGAAAACGACTTTATTGAGTTTATTCATTTTTGCTCCCTTTTTATGGTGTTTTGAATAAATTTAGATTATAACAATAAATGCGAACTTTGTGATAAAGCTCTATTCTCATTCGCTGCTCTGTGATTGATTAACTTGATGTACAATTGGAAATCTTTAATTTGATTTCGAATAATGTATTTTTTATAAGCTAATCTGAATTTTAGATAATAAGATAATAAAAATTTCAAAAATATTGTTTGTATTTTTTTAAATAAATTTTTACATAAATTTTTAAGTATTTATGACAAACTTGTAAAATTTATAGTAAATTTTTAGTCTCTATCACTTACACTTATATTTTTGGAGGTGGATTAATGAAAAAAATAACCTGCGTGGTTGCTTTTTCTGCTGCGTTTTTGTTTGCAGGGAAGAGCCCGTTTAGTATGGTTCGTACGGTGGCATGGGATGCAAATGGCCAACCGTCTGAAGAAGCTGTTGACTTGACAGTTTGTCTTGAACAAACTCCTGTTCAGGGAAGCTCTAGCCCGGCTAAATCTAGAGAACGCTATGAAAATATTATCAAGTATTGGGCTGACGGCTTGTATGAAATGTCCAATGGCGGTAACTATTTGGGCAATATCAGAATCTTTACGGGAACCACGAATCCTAAGGGCTGTGACGTTCAGTGGCGTATTTTGAACGAATGGCCTCGCGCTAGAGTTGCCGGGTTTAACTCTCCGTCTGGAAACTTGATTGTATCGGATGCATGGGTTTCGGGTGACCCGACTTATGAATTCCGTACAAATGATGCTATGCAGCAGTTCCACTTTGGTATGACGCTTACTCATGAATCGATGCATTATCTATATGGGCTGAGCGACGAATATGGGACTGTGTCTTTTATTCCGGATCCATCGGACTTCTATAATAACGTATCCGTTTCTGCAGATCCGTCAACGGATAGAATCCGAATTAATGTATTCTCGGATGGATCTTATGAATCAAGCTCGTTGGACGCACTCCATAACGGACAGCAAATCTATTTTGTCCCGAATGGTGGCTCGATTCCGTCCGGAACATGGACGGCTCCGACAAGTTCTGTATGGCTTGCTAATGGCTATATGACCATTGATGAACTTGAATGGGCGCAGGATGGCTCTCCTTCTGTATCGTTCACCTTGAAAAATCCTAGTGGAAACAAGGTGAATATTACAAGTGCCGGTAGCGGAAATTGGGGAGTTTCTTTGCCTAGAGCTGCTGGTGCTACGGCACATACGATTCAAAATACGCAATGGCCTTTGGGCTATTTCAAGTTTGGTGCATGCGGAAGTGGCGCTGCAATTCCGTGGCAGTGGGCCAACTTGAGCACTAAATTTAATTTCAATTCTAATTCGATGCAGGGTGTAACGTATAAAAATGCAAATAGCAAATCGTTCTCTGGATGGGAAACGGTTGTGTCTAATCCTGTCAACGATGTGATTTACAAGTCTTGGGGCGGATGGAACCGTTTCTGGTTCAAGTCTCTTATCAATAGAGCTCCGAAGGCTAATGACCGTTACGTGACCAAATCGCACTATCTCAATTATAATGATAATACGGGAACATGGGATGCAAGCCATGCTACATGGTACGAAGCTGGTTATTGCAATACAAAAAATGTTGAATTGCCTTATATGAAGGTTGAACTTGCCGGTAAAACGGAAGCTCAATATATTAAGGAAACTCGTAAGCATTTGAATATCATGTGGATGGATGGCGTGAAGACCGAAATTATCGTGGTCTTGGATCATTCAGGAAGTATGAATTCGAATAAGAAAATGGAACAGGCTCAACTTGCTTCTAAGTATGTAGCGACCGGATTCTTGGGATCTGGATCTGGCTATAGTGCAAGTAACGTAAGTGTTGGCGTTTTTGCGTTTAACCAAAATGTTTCTGAAGTGTATCACCTTAAGAGTAATCCGAATAAGAATGACATTTACAGTGCTATCACGGGTGTGTCTGCTGGCGGTACTACTGCTATGTTCGATGCTATTGGTACGGCTTTGAACGCCTTTACAAGCAATCAGTCTAGCTTGAAGATGTTGTATGTTATTTCTGATGGCTTGGATAATGCAAGCTCGAAGATGAATAGTCAGAAAGTTATTGAATTGTCCAAGTCAAAGAATGTGGCGATACATACATTCGCGTATGGATCCGATGCCGATAAAAATGTGTTGGCTCTTATGGCCGCTGAAACAGGTGGCACCTTCTACGACCAGCAAGCAAATCTGGTGTTGAATGCTAATGCAGCAACGGCTTCTGTGCTTGCTAACTCCGTGGGTGTTGAACAGATTGCAGCTGCTGTCTTGAGTAACTCTGCAACGTCTTCAAATATTTATGTTCCGAGAAAAGTGGGCAGAGTGCGTATTTACGGTTCCTATACGGGCTCCGTGCAATCGAACCCGATTGCCGTGAAGTCTAGCAATGGTACGAACCTTACGTTTAGCAAGGAAACATTTACTTTGAATAATGTGAATTACTTTATTGCAGAAGTGGATTCGACTACCTTGCAACAGAATTCTACGTCGATGATTAAAATCAAAAATAATATGTCGTCGCAGAACGTTGACTTTAGAATGTTGGCATTTGAAAAACGCGCTACTTATGGCATGAGCATTGGCATGAAGCCGGAAGCTCCTTACAAGTGGCCGGAACAGGCTAGCTTTACGGCATCGGTTGCTGGAAAGGATGGTATCCTTGCTGGTGTTACTGCCACGGGTAAGTTGACCGCTCCTAATGGCACTACTTCGCAGTTTAATCTTTATGACGATGGTACGCATGGCGATGCCCTGGCTGGTGACGGTGTTTACTTTGGCTATTTGCCGAATATCATGTCTAATGGTTCATACCAGTGGGAAGTCTCCATTTCGAATAAGCAGAAAAAAGCTTACACGGTGAAGAGGGGTACTAGTCTTCCGGATTCCATCGCCTTCGTGAAGAAGACGGATACGAACCCGTTTGAAGTGATTCGCAATGGTCAGTTTGTTGTGAGCGATTGCTGCACGGAAAATGACGTAACTACGATTCAACCGGAAGTTTCTGTTTCTGGCTTCTTGCAGCAGGGTACTGATGAAGATAAGTTTAAGATTGTGGGCACCAAGTCTTCTAAGAGCTATTCTTTGGTCTTGCAATCGGCAAATCTTTCTTCGATTGAAAAGGTTGAAGTATTTGATCAGCGTGATATGAATACACCGTTGTATTCTGCAAATGTTATTGCAAATACAAAAGATAGGAATATATTCTCTTTGAGCTCTACGTTGGCTGCTCCTGGAAATATTATTGTTGTCAGTGGAACGCATTCTGCCGGCGCAAGCTATAACTTGCTTTTGCTTGAAGCTGAAGGTGCTTCGTTTGAAATTGGCCGTTTCGAAAATATTGCCGATTGGCATTCTGACAACTCTACTATCGCACTTGATGGAAATATTAAGAGCGAAGGCTCGTATAGCCTCTCGACAGTTTCTGGATGGAAGATTATCGAAAGCCGTAGCATTTCGACCACTGACTTAAAGGTTATCGGTGACAAGATGAGCTTGAACCTCTATGTTCCTGCTTCTTCTCAAAACCAGTATTGGTTGGGCACGGTTGAATTGTGGGTCAATGTTCCGTCTGCAAACAAGAGAATTCAGTTAGGCTCGAATGCCACGATTCAGTCCTCGTTTAACGCATGGACGACGTATGAGTTTACAGTTCCGCAGCAGGCTTTGGCTTTGCTCTCTGAACTGCATGCTGATGTTCGTTTCCAGATTGTGCTGAACTCCGCAGATTCCATTTGGGTCGATGATTTGCACTTCTCGGGTAACTTGATTGAAAACGATGTGGAAACAATTGATTTGCAGTGCCCAGGACAGCCGGGTTGCTCTTCTTCGAATCCGATTCGTTTGTCTGTCGATGGCTCCGTTGTTGTCTCTGCGACGGGTACCGTGTGGATTGAAGTTGTCGATTTCCCGCAGAATTGGACTCCGGCATCTTTGAAGATCAGCCTCTATGCTTTGGATGGCGCTCCGCTGTCGGGCAAGCTCGTGTATTCCAACACGACTTATCAGTTGACGGATTGGGATTTCTCGAAAACGTTTAATTACGCATCGGGGAGCCGCTATGTGTTCAAGTTGACGAACCTTGAAGGACGCCCGTTCCGCATGAATGCTTGGGTGTCCGGACAGTCGATGAACTTGGCATTTAACGGTAACTATGACGTTGTGTTTTAATCCTTCTTGAATTTGCCAAATACAAAAGCCTTTTGACGACTTTTTACCCCTGCATAGCAGGTGTCGTTCAAAAAGGCTGAGTAGTTGGTGATGGAAATATGATCCCCGGCGTTTACGTTCATTGTTTGGGGAATGTAAATCCGCTGGGGATCAAACTCCTTTAGCATTAGCGAATCGGCTTCATCTGAATTGGAAACTTTGTAGTCTTTTACTGAAATAACTTTCATTCGATTGATTGTATTTTTGGAAGACTCGGTGTTGGTAATTCCAATGATGGGGAGGCCGATTTTTTTTCCGTTGATATCTTGTAATGTTGCGTTGTTATCGACTGTACTTATAATTCCGTCAATAGAAATGGAATGTGGAACGTTAAAAATAGAGTTGTTCTTTAAATTGAAAAACAAGTCGTTAAAAGTTTTTTCGTTGATTTCGACAAATCCAGAATGGCTTATGTCGTAACAGATGATTGTATCTACGGGTTTGAGTTCTTGTTGTGAAAATGCAGAGATTCCAAAGATTAGCACGCAACAGAGTGTGTTTGCAAAGTATTTCATTTTTTAACCTTGGTAGATGTATTCTTTTTTAAAATAGCAAACTTTGCGCAAAAAGTCGAAAAAGTTTATTTTTTACATGTTTGCAATATTTTTGCTCGTTATAGGTTTTCTAAATTGACAACATGATATCTAGTATTTTGAACAATTTGTTGATGTTTGTCTTGGGGCTGTTGGCCCTGAGCTTCCTTGTGACCATCCATGAACTGGGGCATTTTATTGTCGCCAAGTGGAACAAGGTCAGGGTGAATACCTTCTCGGTGGGATTTGGCAAAAAGCTTTTCCGCTTCAAAAAAGGCGAAACCGAATACTGCATCTCGGCAATTCCCTTTGGTGGTTATGTGGCGATGGCGGGTGAAAATCCCGATAGCATTGAAGGGCAACAACCCTCGCAAGATGATTTCTTGGGGAAGTCCGTGGGGGCGCGCGCCGCAATTGCATTTGCTGGCCCCTTCGTCAATATCGTCTTTGCTTTTATCCTCTTGATTTTCCTCTACATGGTCGGCGTTCAGGAACCCGACAACAAGAGCCTCATCATTGGCTTTGTAGCAAAAAATTCTTCTGCTGAAATGGCGGGCATCCGGCCGGGTGATACGATTACTGCAATCAATGGCAAGGAAACGCAAGGGTGGGATGATTTTCGCGAACAAATTGGCGTGAGCCTCGGTGCCGATGTCATGCTCGAAGTGCATCGCGGTGGTGAACCGCTTGCCATCAAGGTCGTTCCGCAAGAACTCGTAATCCCCGCTATGGACTCGATATCCGATCCCATCAAGATGGGCATTGGCGATATCGGCATTTATCCGCGCAATCGCGTTATCGTGCGCCTGCCACCCAAGGAAGGCTCTGCTGCTCAAAAGGCGGGCATCATGCGCGGCGATACTATTTTCGAAATCAATGGCGAACACATTTCGCGTTACGAAGACGTTGTCCGCTTGATCGATGGCTCCAAAGGAGCCGAAGTCAGCGTGACGCTCATGCGCAGTGGCGAAAAGGTTAACGTGAAAATGACTCCAGCCTACAGCGAAGAATTCAAACGCTACATCGTCGGAATCCAGATGGGGTATGTGATGTTCAGCGAAACGCATCTTGTGCGCCGCGGCCCGATTGAAGCTTTCGAAAAAACTTGCGCCACAAGCTGGAAAATGACCACGAGCATATTCCGTTACTTCAAGCGTTTGTTCCAAGGACAAGTTAAAGTCGATGCTTTCTCTGGCCCGGTATCCATTGTCGCCGTGATGGGTAACGTATGGATGAGCGGCTTTCAGGATTTCTTGATGCTCCTTGCGCTCATCAGCATTAACTTGGGCGTAATGAACCTGCTCCCGCTTGCAATTACGGATGGCGGCCTGCTGATGTTCCTCGGAATTGAAAAAATACGCGGGAAACCGTTGAGCCTTAAAACTCAATCTATTATTCAAAATGTCGCCGCCGCTTTCTTCATCAGCTTCTTCGTGTTCATCACGATACTGGACTTCGGCAAAATTTCGCTCTTCTTGAAATAAAAATTGGCGGCCTTGAGCCGCCTTCTTTTATCTCTCGTGCATGTACGCGTATGCGAAATTCATCGGTGGCGTACTTATGGAAATATATTCGAAAATTTCGGAACCCAGATTCTTGAGACCGTGAATTTCCTTTTCCGAAAAACGGACGACATCGCCAGCCTCAAACGGCACTTCCTTGTCGTCAGCCAACAAGAGAACGCCATGCCCGTTGATGGCGACCCAGACCTGTTCCGATGTATAGTGCTTGTGACGCGGCTGCTCCGCTCCCGGCATTACAGAAACCTTCGTGACCGAAACCTTTCCTGACCTGCTATTGTCGGGTGTAAGCAACTGTGCTGATTCCACACCGGGATTGCACAAAACTCTAATATCGTAATTTTTGATTAGTTCCATTTTTTAGCGTTATACGTCCACAAACTTGTGATTGACAATGGGCTCGCCGCGTTCGCATTTTGCGCCGCAACGTGTGCAAAAGATAGTTCTTTATTGAACCTATCGAGCATGACGTGCCTGCAATTCTTGCGATTTCGGAGAGTTTTTTGGCAGAAGAGGGGGAGGAGTGGACCGCAAAAAAAAGTAAAACTGAAGCAATGATGGCCTTTTTTCATAAAATTTGAATGGAATTTATACGAAAAAGTGGTGATTTTTAGCACTTTTATGGTCAAAAAATGAATTTTTGTAATAAAAATGTATTCTTTTGAAAAAATTATGCTATATTTTCTTACGTGAACGTATCAGAGGGGAGCTTTGATTAGTTTGCATATTTGCAAGCACAATTCAGCTTTTAAATGAAATAAACGTCACGAGACAAGGAACCGTAAATACGGTTTTGGTGTATTTGGAGTTTATTCAAGAAGTCTCTCATTCCAACTCGTAAATTATTGTCGCCCTCAATTTGAGGGCGACTTCCCGTTTATGGAGGTTGCATGCTTGCTTGTAGTAACAAAAAAAGACCAATCTTGCAGTTGATCTTTTTTATACCCTGTGATGTGGTTTGCGGTTAAAAAAAGACCCATCTTTCGATGAGTCTTTTTATACCCTGTTTGCGGTTGGCTTGTGGGTATAAAAAAAGAACCCAACTAACGTGGAGTTCTTTTATACCTTAAAAAGGTTGAAAAAAAGCCCAACCTAACGGTTGAGCTTTTTATACCTTGTGATGCGGTTAAAAAAAAGACTCATCTTTCGATGAGCCTTTTTATACCCCCAAGCGGTTTCGAACCGCTGTTGCGGGAATGAAAATCCCGAGTCCTGGGCCACTAGACGATAGGGGCGTTTTGTGTGGAGACAAATATAGAATTTTATAGAATAATGTCAAGGGGGGATTACGAAATTTTTTTGAGGCTCTTATTTTTTTAATCTAAGGTTATTCTTTTCTGCAATTTCGATAATTTTCTTTTGTAATTCCAAGTAGTCTTTTTCGCTCGTCATGGAGTGAAATTCTGATTTTAACTTTCGGTATTCTTTTTCCTCGATGGCTGGGGATATAATTTCAATGTTTGATAAGGTTTTGGCTGTTGTTTCGGTTATGAATGTGGTTTTTAAAATGCTGAAAACGCTGGATGTGAGTCCAATAAATACGCTTGTCCAAAAAATAAATGGCCATCTTTTTTTTAGCTTGGGTGGTTTTTGTAGGTTTACATAAAGTTTAATTAGATATGCAAATACTATTATAAGAACAATTGAGAGAAAATTATCTATTTGAAGTGATGGACTTTTATAAAAACCGTTGGAGACGCTTTGGTAAACAGAGTCAGTAAAATTTGATGATATGAGTTTGGAAAAATAAAATGCTTTTTTTGATAACCATGAAATGAATGGTGAAATAACGCTTTCCCATAGGCCACTTCCGAGTGCTCCTAAAATTATGACTCCGAATATGCTCAATAGTCGTTTAAAGTAAAATTGCGTTGTTTTTGGTGTATTTGTATCTTCTGTTGGTGTGTTGTTTTCCATAAGAAACTCTCTTTTAAATAAGAGGTTGAAATTTATTTGGATTTGTAATGAGACAATGCTGAAAAAATAGGTGTTATTTAGATAAATTAATTTATTGTGTCAAGGGGGAGGTTCGATTTTTTGTCGAGAGAATAGAGCGTCGGCCAAGGATGGGGAGGGTGCAGGGAGGGGCCCGTGCGGCCTTCGCAACTCCGAGCTGGGGCCCCGCCCGCAAGAAAAACAAAAAAAGAGCCCAACTTACGTTGAGCTCTTTTTATACCCCCAAGCGGTTTCGAACCGCTGTTGCGGGAATGAAAATCCCGAGTCCTGGGCCACTAGACGATAGGGGCGTTTTAGTGTGCGCCAAATATAGATGTTTCTAGAAAAATGTCAAGGGTTTTTGCTTGATTTTTTTATTTTTCCCTCGTGATTTTGAAAAAAAGGTTAAAAAAGATACTTTGGCGCGGCATTTTCCGCTTTTTGCCGGTGGCGCTTTTGGCGAGTGCTGCGGATGCCGCTTTGCTTTGGGGTATCCGTTCGTTCATGGAGATCCTTCAGGGCGAGGCCGTTTTTTCGCTTGTGCAATGGCTGGGGTTGATGGTTATCCTTTCGGTGCTCCGCTTTGCGTTTTTCGTCTGGAAAATGAACGTTTCTGAAAAGTGGCTTTTCGGCGTGGGCGCTTACGTGATGGCGTGGTTCTTGCATACGTTGCGGGCTCTTTCTCCGCGCGTTTTCCACACGCCGGAGGGTGAGGCTAAAGTCGAGGCCGCGTATGAATCGACGCTTGTTTTGCAAACGAATGGTGGCGTGTTTTTCCAAGCGGTTCAGGCCGTTCTCCAGTTACTCGTGTTTTTGCCTGTTCTCTTCTATATATCATGGCCCTTAACGTTGTTCCTTTTTGTCGTTGTTGTTCCGCTGGTGAGCTGGATGCAGCGCTGCTTGCATAAGATGGGGCCTGCCGAAGAAAGTATTTTGAATGAACGTTCCGCTTTTCGCAGTTCGCTTTATCTTGCGCGTAAAATTTTCCGCCGTTGGAGTTCCCGCTTTGAACGTAAGGAAGTTTCAGATGATTTAATGGCTCAGGTGCGTGACCTTAGAGACGATGGTCTTGATGTGTCGCTCCGCAAAGGTGTGCTTTCGTTGGTGGCGGAATCGGTGTCGGTCTTGGCGATGGTTTTTGTGCTTGCGTTCTGTGCTCTTTTGATTTCGAAAGGCTGGATGGATGGAACCGGGCTTGTGCTGTTTTGTTCGGCGGTTCTTCTTTGTTACAAACCTGTAAAAGAATGTGCCCGCGTGATGCCGCAGGCGCGTTCGGCGATGAGTGCGCTTAGCGTTTTGGAAAAATTCGAAGCGCTTCCTTCGAAAAAAACGGATTCGGGTTCGGTGGAACATGTTTGCGTTCCGGCTGCGGAAAGCTTGGAAATTGTGCATGGCGATTTCTCGTACGAAGGTGCCTTTGAAACGCTTTTCAGCAATTTTTCGCTCTGCTGGAATATGAAAAAGCCGGTGCTTGTCCGCGGTCGGAATGGCGTAGGCAAATCGACGCTGTTGCGTTTGCTGGCTGGACTTGAAGATTGGGATCATGGTAAAATTATCTGTAGTTTGCCGTTCAAAAACAGCGTATTTTTTGTGGCGCAGGATTTAGAATTGCCTCCGCTTCACTTGTTGAAAAAGCTTCTTGCACAGACGAATTCTGCTGCTGTTGTTGAATTTGCGCGAGCTGCTCGTGCAGATAAAATTATGACCAAAGAGGGAATGTCGGGCGGGGAACGCGCGCGTGTTGCGTTGGCGTGGGCGCTCGCTTCTGATAGCTCGATGGTTTTGCTTGATGAACCTTTTGCATCTGTTGCTCTTGTCGATCGAGAACCGCTGTTGACGGCGTTCCTGGATACGGCCGAGCTTTTGCATAAATGGGTTGTTCTCGTGAGTCACGATGTTTTATCTCGTGAATTGGAACAACGTTTTGATGTTGTGGAGATGGATCATGTTTAGTGCGAAAAGTAATGTTTCTACTTTATTGTATCGTTTTCGAGGGAATATTTTGGGGGTTATAGCCATTGCGCTTGCGCTTGCTCCGCCCAGTTTGTTGCCTGATGAATTGTATATAAATAATTGTATCGCAGGTATGTTAATTGCGCTCTTGCTTTACATCGTTAGTGCGTTTTTGCGTGTGCAAACGCGGCGATATATTGGCGAACATACTCGTGGAAAAGTTCATGCGGCAGATTCTTTGGTGACTAGCGGCCCTTACGCTCACGTGCGTCATCCGCTATATATATCTAATACCGGCTTTGCACTTGGAATTGCGTTTTTCCATTTGGGTGTTTCGTTTTGGGTTGTCCCGTTTATGTTTGTCGTGATTGTGTTTGAAGTGGCGCTTTCGCAAATCGAAGATATGTTTTTGGAACAGAAATTTGGCGATGATTGGCGCGCTTGGGCTTCGAAAACTCCGGCGATTTTTCCGCGTTTGGGTGATGCAAAACACGTTCTTCCGCAAAGAACCTTTTGGCAAGCTTTTTTTGCAGATTCTTCTACGTGGTTGTGGCTATTGTTTTGTAATTTATTATTGGTATTGAGAAAGGTGGCTTATTTCTATGTTTAAGGTCTTGGACATTGCGCGTGAAGCTTTAGGTTCTGTAGCCAAAGTTGCAGCCAAGGTTCCTGTTATAGAAAATAAGTACCATGTGAAAAATCGCTTGCGTGGCCCGTGGCCTAAGGGTCCGTTCCTTTGGATGCATGGTGCAAGTCTTGGCGAGTGCAAGATGCTTTTGAATGTGGCGAAGTTCCTCAAGGAAGATTTGCCGAATTGCCCGCGTCTTTTGGTGACAACGCAAAAAGTCGAAGTGCTCTCGTATATCAAGGATTCCGGAGTCGATGTAGCTGCGTGTATTGCGCCTGCCGATACGCCTGCGACGATGAAAGGTTTTATTTCGGCGGTGAGGCCGCTCGGGCTTGTTCTTGCTGAAAATGAACTTTGGCCGGGGTATCTTTCTTCGATGTTGCGGATTTCAATGCGTCCATCCGTGGCTGTTATTTCGGGACGTTTCCATAGGGCGATTCCTGGAATGGATTATTCGGCGATTGGTTTTGCGAGTATGCAGACTGGGTCGGATCTTTCTCGATTTTTTAGCGTCTCTGCGCGGTCGAACAATTCCCGGAT
Encoded here:
- a CDS encoding isoprenylcysteine carboxylmethyltransferase family protein, which codes for MFSAKSNVSTLLYRFRGNILGVIAIALALAPPSLLPDELYINNCIAGMLIALLLYIVSAFLRVQTRRYIGEHTRGKVHAADSLVTSGPYAHVRHPLYISNTGFALGIAFFHLGVSFWVVPFMFVVIVFEVALSQIEDMFLEQKFGDDWRAWASKTPAIFPRLGDAKHVLPQRTFWQAFFADSSTWLWLLFCNLLLVLRKVAYFYV